In a genomic window of Nocardiopsis mwathae:
- the murA gene encoding UDP-N-acetylglucosamine 1-carboxyvinyltransferase has product MGQQVRYRVRGGRALKGTAFIQGAKNAVLPMIGAALLASEGRTVLRNVPIIEDVRRALELAEHIGAKVEFHEPERTIVIDATGLGDPERAVLPADIASRFRGSVLFVPALMHRMGRARIEGVGGCNLGSRKLDFHYRGFARLGAEVTEDPERNHINITASDLRGGRLYLDTPSHTGTENLIMAAVLTPGTTVIEHAALEPEVLDVIDFLTRMGAKISGGGTGIITVEGVESLSAAEHTIMSDRIDAGVLAMMAAATGGEVSLVGAHLDHLGVARWKLEQMGVEFAQQGAVLHVLRDAGAPLRPINAVTSPYPGFATDLQSPLMALATLAEGESYLHEAIYDGRFALADELNKMGAKIEVDGTRAIVHGSPSTPLRGADVVAHDLRTGAALVLAGLVAEGETVVASGYLVDRGHSQFADRLAALGADVTRESGA; this is encoded by the coding sequence ATGGGCCAGCAGGTTCGTTACCGCGTCCGTGGCGGCCGTGCCCTCAAAGGAACGGCCTTCATCCAGGGTGCGAAGAACGCCGTCCTGCCGATGATCGGCGCGGCACTGCTCGCGTCGGAGGGGCGCACGGTGCTGCGCAACGTCCCGATCATCGAGGACGTCCGCCGCGCGCTGGAGCTCGCCGAGCACATCGGTGCCAAGGTGGAGTTCCACGAGCCCGAGCGCACGATCGTGATCGACGCCACCGGTCTCGGCGACCCCGAGCGCGCCGTACTGCCGGCCGACATCGCCTCCCGCTTCCGCGGCTCCGTGCTCTTCGTCCCGGCGCTCATGCACCGCATGGGCCGGGCCCGCATCGAGGGCGTCGGCGGGTGCAATCTGGGCAGCCGCAAGCTGGACTTCCACTACCGCGGGTTCGCGCGGCTGGGCGCCGAGGTGACCGAGGACCCCGAGCGCAACCACATCAACATCACCGCGTCCGACCTGCGCGGCGGCCGCCTGTACCTGGACACCCCCTCGCACACCGGTACCGAGAACCTGATCATGGCCGCGGTGCTGACCCCGGGTACCACGGTCATCGAGCACGCCGCGCTGGAGCCCGAGGTCCTCGATGTCATCGACTTCCTGACCCGGATGGGGGCGAAGATCTCCGGCGGGGGCACCGGCATCATCACGGTCGAGGGCGTCGAGTCGCTGAGCGCGGCCGAGCACACGATCATGTCGGACCGGATCGACGCGGGTGTGCTGGCGATGATGGCGGCCGCGACCGGTGGTGAGGTCAGCCTGGTCGGCGCGCACCTGGACCACCTGGGGGTGGCGCGCTGGAAACTGGAGCAGATGGGCGTGGAGTTCGCGCAGCAGGGCGCGGTGCTGCACGTGCTCCGGGACGCCGGCGCCCCGCTGCGCCCGATCAACGCGGTCACCTCGCCCTACCCGGGGTTCGCCACCGACCTGCAGTCGCCGCTGATGGCGCTGGCGACCCTGGCCGAGGGGGAGAGCTACCTGCACGAGGCCATCTACGACGGCAGGTTCGCGCTGGCCGACGAGCTGAACAAGATGGGCGCCAAGATCGAGGTCGACGGCACCCGGGCGATCGTGCACGGTTCTCCGTCCACCCCGCTGCGCGGGGCCGACGTGGTGGCGCACGATCTGCGCACGGGGGCGGCTCTGGTGCTGGCCGGGTTGGTGGCCGAGGGTGAGACGGTCGTCGCATCGGGCTACCTGGTGGACCGCGGTCACTCTCAGTTCGCCGACCGACTGGCCGCTTTGGGCGCCGATGTCACCCGCGAAAGCGGGGCATAA
- the purB gene encoding adenylosuccinate lyase: protein MIERYTLPEIGRVFSDAHKYELWCQVEILVMEAHAEAGTIPADAVEPVRKAPPPTPERVAEIEAVTQHDVIAFLTAWADNTEPRDAAAWVHFGMTSSDLLDTALAAQLVEATDILLAKADTLVAALRDHALAHKDTLRVGRTHGIHGEPDVWGHRVADFAFGMARSRDRLRRAREAVGVMAISGPVGTYSNIDPSVEAYVAEKLGLRPADVSTQVVLRDGISEWVSSLAIMATVCEAVALEVRHGQRTEVRELWEPFGKGQKGSSAMPHKKNPIMSERICGMARNVRAQIVPVMEGIPLWHERDISHSSTERISLPDAAIATDYLLNLTTKLVTGLVVDAERMQANLDSTNGLIYSSTVVSELLETGMSREDVYALVQTAAMRTWETGTAFRATLREEASARGVALDEARLDEVCRPERFVQRLGGVFDRLAKLG from the coding sequence GTGATCGAGCGCTACACCCTTCCGGAAATCGGGCGCGTCTTCAGTGACGCCCACAAGTACGAGCTGTGGTGCCAGGTGGAGATCCTGGTGATGGAGGCACACGCCGAGGCGGGCACGATTCCCGCCGACGCGGTGGAGCCGGTGCGCAAGGCGCCGCCGCCCACCCCGGAGCGGGTGGCCGAGATCGAGGCCGTGACGCAGCACGACGTCATCGCCTTCCTCACGGCGTGGGCCGACAACACCGAGCCCCGCGATGCCGCCGCCTGGGTCCACTTCGGCATGACCTCCTCCGACCTGCTGGACACCGCGCTGGCGGCACAGCTCGTCGAGGCCACCGACATCCTGCTGGCCAAGGCCGACACCCTGGTGGCCGCGCTGCGCGACCACGCCCTGGCGCACAAGGACACCCTGCGCGTGGGCCGCACCCACGGCATCCACGGCGAACCCGACGTGTGGGGGCACCGGGTGGCCGACTTCGCGTTCGGGATGGCGCGCTCCCGCGACCGTCTGCGCCGCGCCCGCGAGGCCGTCGGCGTCATGGCGATCTCGGGGCCGGTCGGCACCTACTCCAACATCGACCCGTCGGTGGAGGCGTACGTCGCCGAGAAGCTGGGGCTGCGCCCGGCCGACGTCTCCACGCAGGTGGTGCTGCGCGACGGCATCTCCGAATGGGTGTCCTCGCTGGCGATCATGGCCACCGTGTGCGAGGCCGTCGCACTGGAGGTGCGGCACGGCCAGCGCACCGAGGTGCGCGAGCTGTGGGAGCCGTTCGGCAAGGGCCAGAAGGGCTCCAGTGCCATGCCGCACAAGAAGAACCCGATCATGTCGGAGCGCATCTGCGGCATGGCGCGCAACGTGCGCGCGCAGATCGTCCCGGTCATGGAGGGCATTCCGCTGTGGCACGAGCGCGACATCTCGCACTCCTCCACCGAGCGCATCTCGCTGCCGGACGCCGCCATCGCCACCGACTATCTGCTCAATCTCACCACCAAGCTGGTGACCGGGCTGGTCGTGGACGCCGAGCGGATGCAGGCGAACCTCGACTCCACCAACGGCCTGATCTACTCCTCGACGGTCGTCTCCGAACTGCTGGAGACCGGGATGTCCCGTGAGGACGTCTACGCGCTCGTGCAGACCGCGGCGATGCGCACCTGGGAGACCGGCACCGCGTTCCGCGCGACGCTGCGCGAGGAGGCCTCCGCACGCGGTGTGGCGCTGGACGAGGCGCGGCTGGACGAGGTGTGCCGCCCGGAACGCTTCGTGCAGCGGCTCGGCGGGGTCTTCGACCGGCTGGCGAAGCTGGGTTAG
- the purD gene encoding phosphoribosylamine--glycine ligase encodes MKALVLGGGGREHALVRALSLDPGVRDLHAAPGNPGTSALADNHVINVLDGLAVTELAARIGAELVVIGPEAPLVEGVADRLRDRGIPVFGPDREAARLEGSKAFAKEVMEAAGVPTARARVCKNPGQVADALDAFGAPYVVKDDGLAAGKGVVVTEDRALAERHARECGRVVVEEFLDGPEVSLFVLSDGIHAVPLLPAQDFKRAYDGDEGPNTGGMGAYAPVPWIDPGLVDEVMESVVRPTVAEMSRRGNRYQGLLYVGLALTADGPRVVEFNARFGDPETQVVLDRLATPIGSLLQAADTGGLGGITSLDWRPGAAVTVVIAAENYPGDPTKGDPITGLDAADAVEGAYVLHAGTAWSGVRDLKSNGGRVLNVVGTGPDLTRARERAYEAAGKIELRGSFYRTDIAEKAALGAG; translated from the coding sequence GTGAAAGCCTTGGTCCTCGGCGGCGGAGGCCGCGAGCACGCACTCGTCCGAGCCCTCTCCCTCGACCCGGGGGTGAGGGACCTGCACGCGGCGCCCGGCAACCCGGGCACCTCGGCCCTGGCCGACAACCACGTCATCAACGTGCTCGACGGGCTGGCGGTCACCGAACTCGCCGCCCGGATCGGCGCGGAACTCGTGGTGATCGGCCCCGAGGCCCCACTCGTGGAGGGTGTGGCCGACCGGCTGCGCGACCGCGGCATCCCCGTCTTCGGCCCCGACCGCGAGGCGGCGCGGCTGGAGGGCTCCAAGGCCTTCGCCAAGGAGGTCATGGAGGCCGCCGGGGTGCCCACGGCGCGGGCGCGCGTCTGCAAGAACCCCGGCCAGGTCGCCGACGCGCTCGACGCGTTCGGCGCGCCCTACGTGGTCAAGGACGACGGCCTGGCGGCCGGCAAGGGCGTCGTGGTGACCGAGGACCGCGCGCTGGCCGAGCGGCACGCGCGCGAGTGCGGCCGCGTGGTCGTCGAGGAGTTCCTCGACGGCCCCGAGGTGTCGCTGTTCGTGCTCAGCGACGGCATCCACGCCGTACCACTGCTGCCCGCCCAGGACTTCAAGCGCGCCTACGACGGCGACGAGGGCCCCAACACCGGCGGCATGGGCGCCTACGCCCCGGTGCCGTGGATCGACCCCGGGCTGGTCGACGAGGTCATGGAGTCGGTCGTGCGGCCGACCGTGGCGGAGATGTCCCGGCGCGGCAACCGCTACCAGGGCCTGCTCTACGTCGGACTGGCGCTGACCGCCGACGGCCCGCGGGTGGTGGAGTTCAACGCCCGCTTCGGCGACCCCGAGACCCAGGTGGTGCTGGACCGCCTCGCCACGCCCATCGGCTCGCTGCTGCAGGCGGCCGACACCGGCGGGCTCGGCGGCATCACCTCGCTGGACTGGCGCCCGGGCGCGGCCGTCACGGTGGTCATCGCCGCGGAGAACTACCCGGGCGACCCGACCAAGGGCGACCCGATCACCGGCCTGGACGCCGCCGACGCGGTCGAGGGCGCCTACGTCCTGCACGCGGGCACCGCCTGGAGCGGCGTCCGCGACCTGAAGTCCAACGGCGGCCGCGTCCTCAACGTGGTCGGCACCGGCCCCGACCTCACCCGGGCGCGCGAGCGCGCCTACGAGGCGGCGGGCAAGATCGAGCTCCGCGGCTCCTTCTACCGCACCGACATCGCCGAGAAGGCGGCCCTCGGGGCGGGCTGA
- a CDS encoding adenylosuccinate synthase, with amino-acid sequence MPAITLVGAQWGDEGKGKATDLVGNRVDYVVRYQGGNNAGHTVVIGDEKYALHLLPSGILSPDVTPVIANGVVIDPGVLFEELRGLQERGIDTERLVISANAHLIMPYHRALDKVSERFLGKGRIGTTGRGIGPTYADKISRAGVRVQDTFDPKILRKKIELALNDKNQILTKVYNRRGLDAEQIIEEYLGYAEMLRPYVADTSLLLNQALDDGKTVFLEGSQGTLLDIDHGTYPFVTSSSPTSGGACAGAGIGPTRITRVIGILKAYTTRVGSGPFPTELFDEQGEWLRRQGGEYGVTTGRNRRCGWFDAPIARYATRINGITDFFLTKMDVLSGLDRIPVCVGYEIDGERCDEIPMTQTDFHHAVPVYEYLDGWNEDISHVRTFDELPKNAQAYVRTLEEMSGAQISAIGVGPGRDQTLELRPLV; translated from the coding sequence ATGCCGGCGATCACACTCGTGGGAGCCCAGTGGGGGGACGAGGGCAAGGGCAAGGCCACCGACCTTGTCGGCAACCGCGTGGACTACGTGGTGCGCTACCAGGGCGGTAACAACGCCGGGCACACCGTCGTCATCGGCGACGAGAAGTACGCGCTGCACCTCCTCCCGTCCGGCATCCTCTCCCCCGACGTCACCCCGGTCATCGCCAACGGCGTGGTCATCGACCCGGGGGTCCTCTTCGAGGAGCTGCGCGGCCTGCAGGAGCGCGGGATCGACACCGAGCGGCTGGTCATCTCGGCCAACGCGCACCTGATCATGCCCTACCACCGGGCACTGGACAAGGTCAGCGAGCGCTTCCTGGGCAAGGGCCGGATCGGCACCACCGGCCGCGGCATCGGCCCCACCTACGCCGACAAGATCTCCCGCGCCGGGGTGCGCGTGCAGGACACCTTCGACCCCAAGATCCTGCGCAAGAAGATCGAGCTCGCGCTCAACGACAAGAACCAGATCCTGACCAAGGTGTACAACCGCCGGGGGCTGGACGCCGAGCAGATCATCGAGGAGTACCTGGGGTACGCCGAGATGCTGCGCCCCTACGTCGCCGACACCTCGCTGCTGCTGAACCAGGCGCTGGACGACGGCAAGACCGTGTTCCTGGAGGGCTCGCAGGGCACCCTGCTGGACATCGACCACGGCACCTACCCGTTCGTCACGTCCTCCTCCCCCACCTCGGGCGGCGCGTGCGCGGGCGCCGGCATCGGCCCCACCCGCATCACCAGGGTCATCGGCATCCTCAAGGCCTACACCACCCGGGTGGGCTCCGGCCCCTTCCCCACCGAGCTCTTCGACGAACAGGGCGAGTGGCTGCGCCGGCAGGGCGGCGAGTACGGCGTGACCACGGGTCGCAACCGCCGCTGCGGCTGGTTCGACGCGCCCATCGCGCGCTACGCCACCCGCATCAACGGAATCACCGACTTCTTCCTGACCAAAATGGACGTGCTGTCGGGCCTGGACCGGATCCCCGTCTGCGTGGGCTACGAGATCGACGGCGAGCGCTGCGACGAGATCCCGATGACGCAGACCGACTTCCACCACGCCGTCCCGGTCTACGAGTACCTGGACGGGTGGAACGAGGACATCTCGCACGTCCGCACGTTCGACGAGCTTCCCAAGAACGCTCAGGCCTACGTGCGTACCCTGGAGGAGATGTCCGGGGCCCAGATCTCGGCCATCGGGGTCGGCCCGGGGCGCGACCAGACACTGGAGCTGCGCCCGCTGGTCTGA
- a CDS encoding DUF3151 domain-containing protein: protein MDLHKNLLGEPPSTRLPDHTEAREALAASPDDPAAVAARFPTYSAAWATLAERAFAAGDPVATYAYARTGYHRGLDQLRRSGWKGHGPVPWEHEPNRGFLRSLHMLATAADAIGEKEEAERCSTFLRDSSATAADELGA from the coding sequence ATGGACCTGCACAAGAACCTGCTCGGAGAACCCCCGTCCACGCGCCTGCCCGACCACACCGAGGCACGCGAGGCGCTGGCCGCAAGCCCTGACGACCCGGCCGCGGTCGCGGCGCGGTTCCCGACCTACTCCGCGGCCTGGGCCACGCTCGCCGAACGGGCCTTCGCCGCCGGCGACCCGGTGGCGACCTACGCCTACGCCCGCACCGGCTACCACCGGGGCCTGGACCAGCTGCGCCGGTCCGGGTGGAAGGGCCACGGCCCGGTTCCCTGGGAGCACGAGCCCAACCGCGGCTTCCTGCGCTCGCTGCACATGCTGGCGACCGCGGCCGACGCCATCGGCGAAAAGGAGGAGGCCGAGCGCTGCTCGACCTTCCTGCGCGACAGCAGCGCCACCGCCGCCGACGAGCTGGGCGCCTGA
- the fbaA gene encoding class II fructose-bisphosphate aldolase — MPIATPEVYTQMLGHAKAQGFAYPAINVTSSQTLHAALRGFAEAESDGIIQISTGGAEFLSGTTVKDMVTGSVAFAEYARIVADKYPVNIALHTDHCPKDKLDGFVRPLLQISKERVAKGQEPLFQSHMWDGSAVELEENLRIAEELLATSKEARTILEIEVGVVGGEEDGIVGEINEKLYTTPEDALRTAEVLGLGEKGYYMTALTFGNVHGSYKPGFVKLRPEVLQKAQQAVGEKHGRDKPFDFVFHGGSGSTTEEIHAAIDYGVVKMNIDTDTQYAFTRPIVDHVMKNYDGVLKIDGEIGSKKAYDPRAYGKAAEAGMAARVVEGCQHLKSAGKKLS, encoded by the coding sequence ATGCCCATCGCGACCCCCGAGGTCTACACGCAGATGCTGGGCCACGCGAAGGCCCAGGGCTTCGCCTACCCGGCCATCAACGTGACCTCCAGTCAGACCCTCCATGCCGCGCTGCGCGGATTCGCCGAGGCCGAGAGCGACGGCATCATCCAGATCTCCACCGGCGGCGCCGAGTTCCTGTCGGGCACCACGGTCAAGGACATGGTCACCGGTTCGGTCGCCTTCGCCGAATACGCCCGCATCGTCGCCGACAAGTACCCGGTCAACATCGCCCTGCACACCGACCACTGCCCCAAGGACAAGCTCGACGGCTTCGTCCGCCCGCTGCTGCAGATCTCCAAGGAGCGCGTGGCCAAGGGCCAGGAGCCGCTGTTCCAGTCGCACATGTGGGACGGCTCCGCGGTCGAGCTGGAGGAGAACCTGCGGATCGCCGAGGAGCTCCTCGCGACGTCCAAGGAGGCCCGCACGATCCTGGAGATCGAGGTCGGCGTCGTCGGCGGCGAGGAGGACGGGATCGTCGGCGAGATCAACGAGAAGCTGTACACCACGCCCGAGGACGCCCTGCGCACCGCCGAGGTGCTCGGCCTGGGCGAGAAGGGCTACTACATGACCGCCCTGACCTTCGGCAACGTGCACGGCTCCTATAAGCCCGGCTTCGTCAAGCTGCGCCCGGAGGTGCTGCAGAAGGCGCAGCAGGCCGTCGGTGAGAAGCACGGCCGCGACAAGCCGTTCGACTTCGTCTTCCACGGCGGCTCCGGCTCCACCACCGAGGAGATCCACGCCGCCATCGACTACGGCGTCGTCAAGATGAACATCGACACCGACACGCAGTACGCGTTCACCCGCCCGATCGTCGACCACGTCATGAAGAACTACGACGGCGTGCTCAAGATCGACGGCGAGATCGGCAGCAAGAAGGCCTACGACCCGCGCGCCTACGGCAAGGCCGCCGAGGCCGGTATGGCCGCGCGCGTCGTCGAGGGCTGCCAGCACCTGAAGTCGGCCGGCAAGAAGCTCTCCTGA
- a CDS encoding RodZ domain-containing protein, with protein MAIVGAVVLFITLVVLGGYFLYQSLPASSSNAVISEGSETSADARSEAAKQEVVYVKVLGDSSDVLVRVPGGDVLTDVTMRQGQYVSFDEPSLAVTIGDPDAVEVYVNGERMNVSGEEPGYTFTAEAP; from the coding sequence GTGGCCATCGTGGGTGCGGTCGTGCTCTTCATCACCCTGGTCGTACTGGGTGGGTACTTCCTGTACCAGTCGCTGCCTGCGAGCAGCAGCAATGCCGTCATCTCCGAGGGCTCCGAGACGTCCGCCGACGCCAGATCCGAGGCGGCCAAGCAGGAGGTCGTCTACGTCAAGGTCCTCGGCGACTCCAGCGACGTGCTCGTCCGCGTCCCCGGAGGTGACGTTCTCACCGACGTGACCATGCGCCAGGGCCAGTACGTCAGCTTCGACGAGCCGTCCCTCGCCGTCACCATCGGCGACCCGGACGCGGTCGAGGTCTACGTCAACGGCGAGCGGATGAACGTCTCCGGCGAGGAGCCCGGCTACACCTTCACGGCCGAGGCACCCTGA
- the pyrE gene encoding orotate phosphoribosyltransferase produces the protein MSDREDLLRHINDKAVVRGKVTLSSGREADYYVDLRRVTLDGESAPLVGRVMLDATADLDYDAVGGLTLGADPVAAAMLHAAGARGRRLDAFVVRKTGKAHGLQRRIEGPDVAGRRVLAVEDTSTTGGSVLTAVEALRDAGAEVVGVAVIVDRGAKEKVTGEGLEYRTAFDASDLDV, from the coding sequence ATGAGCGATCGTGAGGACCTGCTTCGGCACATCAACGATAAGGCCGTGGTGCGCGGCAAGGTCACCCTTTCTTCGGGCCGCGAGGCCGACTACTACGTGGATCTGCGCCGCGTCACGCTCGACGGCGAGAGCGCGCCGCTGGTCGGGCGCGTCATGCTGGATGCCACGGCCGACCTGGACTACGACGCCGTGGGCGGGCTGACCCTCGGAGCCGACCCGGTGGCCGCCGCGATGCTGCACGCCGCGGGCGCGCGGGGGCGCCGACTGGACGCGTTCGTGGTCCGCAAGACGGGTAAGGCACATGGCCTGCAGCGCCGCATCGAAGGCCCGGACGTCGCCGGCCGCCGGGTGCTGGCGGTCGAGGACACCTCCACGACGGGGGGCTCGGTGCTGACCGCGGTGGAGGCGCTGCGCGATGCCGGGGCCGAGGTCGTCGGCGTGGCCGTCATCGTGGACCGGGGCGCTAAGGAGAAGGTCACCGGGGAGGGGCTGGAGTACCGCACCGCGTTCGACGCCTCCGACCTGGACGTCTGA
- the cutA gene encoding divalent-cation tolerance protein CutA: MADSMTGPVPVRVEVTTDDRAAAAELARSSVERGLVACAQVGGPITSHYRWQGEVCADEEWTVVLKTSADRLDELTAHLVAAHSYDVPEIVAVRIEGGNPDYLEWVVAETRPDPAAPGTPGGA; encoded by the coding sequence ATGGCGGATTCGATGACCGGACCGGTGCCGGTACGCGTGGAGGTGACCACCGACGACCGGGCCGCGGCCGCGGAGCTGGCGCGCTCGTCGGTCGAGCGCGGGCTCGTGGCCTGCGCCCAGGTCGGCGGCCCCATCACCAGCCACTACCGGTGGCAGGGAGAGGTGTGTGCCGACGAGGAGTGGACCGTTGTGCTGAAGACCAGCGCCGACCGGCTCGACGAGCTCACCGCGCACCTGGTCGCGGCACACTCCTACGACGTGCCGGAGATCGTCGCCGTCCGCATCGAGGGCGGTAACCCCGACTACCTGGAGTGGGTGGTGGCCGAGACCCGGCCCGACCCGGCGGCGCCGGGCACCCCGGGCGGCGCATGA